From Azospirillum sp. TSA2s, a single genomic window includes:
- a CDS encoding MDR family MFS transporter: MSTLAASGPVGAATTRNWLAVTGSTLGAFMAVLNIQIVNASLADIQGAIGAGIDDGGWISTAYLVAEIIVIPLSGWLAQVFSVRRYLLTNAVLFLVFSVLCAFAANLEQMIILRAIQGFSGGVLIPMAFTIIITLLPKAQQSIGLALFALSATFAPAIGPTIGGYLTENWGWQYIFYVNLIPGAVMVGLLALSLDPAPMKLDLLKTGDWPGIITMAVGLGTLQTVLEEGNKEDWFGSPFILRLSIVAAVSLGLFLWIELRSARPLLNLRLLVRRNFGFGILANFMLGVALYGSVFVLPVYLSRIQGYNAEQIGGVLAWTGLPQLLLIPLVPRLMKRFDARLLIAVGFALFAGSAFMNIAMTVSYAADQLLVPNIVRAVGQALVFAPLSAVATAGIEKENAGSASGLFNMMRNLGGAVGIALLQTFLTKREQFHSNILSHAVSLFEPATVARIEQLTRYFQSHGITDPLDAGRRAYVAIGAVVRKQAFVMAFSDAFFLLGAALLVALFATLLLKKPDHLGGGGAH; the protein is encoded by the coding sequence ATGTCCACTCTTGCCGCATCCGGCCCGGTCGGTGCCGCCACCACCCGGAACTGGCTTGCCGTGACCGGCTCGACACTGGGCGCGTTCATGGCGGTGCTTAACATCCAGATCGTCAACGCCTCGCTCGCCGACATCCAGGGCGCCATCGGCGCCGGCATCGACGACGGAGGCTGGATCTCCACCGCCTATCTGGTGGCCGAGATCATCGTGATCCCCTTGAGCGGCTGGCTGGCGCAGGTCTTCTCCGTCCGCCGCTACCTGCTGACCAACGCGGTGCTGTTTCTCGTCTTCTCCGTCCTCTGCGCCTTTGCCGCGAACCTGGAGCAGATGATCATCCTGCGCGCGATCCAGGGATTCAGCGGCGGCGTCCTGATCCCGATGGCCTTCACCATCATCATCACGCTTCTGCCCAAGGCGCAGCAGTCGATCGGGCTCGCCCTGTTCGCCCTGTCGGCGACCTTCGCCCCGGCGATCGGACCGACCATCGGCGGCTATCTGACGGAAAACTGGGGCTGGCAGTACATCTTCTATGTCAATCTGATCCCCGGAGCCGTGATGGTCGGCCTGCTGGCCTTGTCGCTTGACCCCGCGCCCATGAAGCTCGACCTGCTGAAGACGGGCGACTGGCCTGGAATAATCACGATGGCGGTGGGGCTTGGCACATTGCAGACTGTGCTGGAGGAGGGCAACAAGGAGGATTGGTTCGGCTCCCCCTTCATCCTGCGGCTGAGCATCGTGGCGGCGGTCTCGCTGGGGCTGTTCCTGTGGATCGAGCTGCGCAGCGCCCGGCCGCTGCTGAACCTTCGGCTGCTGGTGCGTCGCAATTTCGGCTTCGGCATCCTGGCGAATTTCATGCTGGGCGTGGCGCTCTACGGGTCGGTCTTCGTGCTGCCCGTCTACCTGTCGCGCATCCAGGGCTACAACGCCGAACAGATCGGCGGCGTGCTGGCCTGGACCGGGCTGCCGCAGCTTCTGCTGATCCCGCTGGTTCCGCGCCTGATGAAGCGGTTCGATGCGCGGCTGCTGATCGCCGTCGGCTTTGCGCTCTTCGCCGGCAGCGCCTTCATGAACATCGCCATGACCGTCTCTTACGCCGCAGACCAACTGCTGGTCCCCAACATCGTGCGCGCCGTCGGGCAGGCGCTGGTCTTCGCGCCGTTGTCCGCGGTGGCGACCGCCGGGATTGAGAAGGAGAACGCAGGCTCGGCCTCCGGCCTGTTCAACATGATGCGGAACCTGGGAGGCGCCGTCGGCATCGCCTTGCTGCAGACCTTCCTGACGAAACGCGAGCAGTTCCATTCCAACATCCTGTCGCACGCGGTTTCGCTGTTCGAGCCGGCGACCGTCGCCCGCATCGAGCAGTTGACCCGGTACTTCCAGTCGCATGGCATCACCGACCCGCTCGACGCCGGGCGCCGTGCCTATGTCGCCATCGGCGCCGTGGTGCGCAAACAGGCTTTCGTCATGGCGTTCAGTGATGCATTTTTCCTGCT
- a CDS encoding SDR family oxidoreductase, whose product MKIVVIGGTGLIGSKLVAILSASGHEVVAASPSKGVNTVTGEGLAEALAGAAAVVDVSNAPSFDEKVVTDFFRTSGGNLAAAEAKAGVRHHVTLSIVGTDSVADLGYFRAKVEQERLIAQSGIPYTIVRATQFLEFLAGIADGHADGDTVRLAPVQFQPIAADDVATILAETALAQPLNGRIDIAGPDRGPFADIIGRYLKAVGDRRNAVGDPAARYFGGSVTEFSLVPTGPARLGRISLTDWFERSKAGA is encoded by the coding sequence ATGAAAATCGTCGTCATCGGTGGAACGGGGCTGATCGGTTCCAAGCTTGTCGCCATCCTGAGCGCCAGCGGCCATGAGGTCGTGGCCGCCTCGCCCAGCAAGGGCGTGAACACCGTCACCGGCGAGGGACTGGCCGAGGCGCTGGCCGGCGCTGCGGCCGTCGTCGACGTGTCCAATGCCCCGTCCTTCGACGAAAAGGTCGTGACTGACTTCTTCCGGACCTCCGGCGGCAATCTGGCCGCGGCCGAAGCGAAGGCCGGTGTCCGCCACCATGTCACCCTGTCGATCGTCGGCACCGACAGCGTCGCCGACCTCGGCTATTTCCGTGCCAAGGTGGAACAGGAACGGCTGATCGCGCAGTCCGGCATCCCCTACACCATCGTCCGCGCCACCCAGTTCCTGGAATTCCTCGCCGGCATCGCCGATGGCCATGCCGATGGCGACACGGTGCGGCTGGCGCCGGTGCAGTTCCAGCCGATTGCCGCGGACGATGTGGCCACCATTCTGGCCGAGACCGCCCTGGCGCAGCCGCTCAACGGACGCATCGACATCGCCGGTCCGGACCGCGGTCCCTTCGCCGACATCATCGGCCGTTATCTCAAGGCAGTGGGCGACCGCCGCAACGCCGTCGGCGATCCGGCAGCTCGCTATTTCGGCGGCAGCGTCACCGAATTTTCCCTGGTCCCCACCGGCCCGGCCCGCCTCGGCCGGATCAGCCTGACCGACTGGTTCGAACGGTCCAAGGCCGGCGCCTGA
- a CDS encoding cupin domain-containing protein translates to MKRFIAPLLFVTLPFATALADTPQSKNAKVTLVYEHALPDVPGKSVKGVLVEYGPGGYSPAHTHAKSALIYATVLEGAIRSKVNDGPTKTYRVGENFTELPGDHHGVSANASDTKPAKLLAVFVVDTADTELTTLDNK, encoded by the coding sequence ATGAAGCGCTTTATCGCCCCCCTCTTGTTCGTGACCCTGCCGTTCGCCACGGCGCTCGCCGATACCCCCCAGTCGAAAAATGCCAAGGTGACCTTGGTCTACGAACACGCACTGCCCGACGTGCCTGGCAAGAGCGTCAAGGGCGTGCTGGTCGAATATGGTCCGGGCGGCTATTCGCCTGCCCATACCCATGCGAAGTCGGCGCTCATCTACGCCACCGTGCTGGAAGGGGCGATCCGCAGCAAGGTCAATGACGGCCCGACCAAAACCTATCGGGTGGGCGAGAACTTCACCGAACTGCCGGGCGACCATCATGGGGTCAGCGCCAACGCCAGCGACACCAAGCCGGCGAAGCTCCTTGCGGTCTTCGTGGTGGACACCGCCGACACGGAGCTGACCACGCTGGACAATAAGTGA
- a CDS encoding HlyD family secretion protein gives MVELTHGKEAGAAPAALGTGKAFKRMALALVLLGGVAAAGNIGYRYWTIGRHLESTDDAYVKADHTVIAPKVSGYVAEVLVQDNQSVVAGQPLARIDDRDFRVALDQARADLETTEAAIRNLDAQIVLQRSLIEQEKADVAASEVALAFAQKENARYSNLMRTGYGTTQRAQQAESTLGQARAKVNGDRAALAAAENKIAVLVTERGKAVAQRDRSHSALEQARLNLSYTVIAAPISGTVGARSLRVGQYVQSGTQLMAVVPLQAVYVVANFKETQLTHVHAGQPVEIAVDGFPGVELKGHVDSLSPASGLEFALLPPDNATGNFTKIVQRIPVRIVLDPGPLSGLLRPGMSVEPTIDTREAATPAG, from the coding sequence ATGGTTGAACTCACTCACGGCAAAGAGGCCGGAGCGGCGCCTGCCGCGCTCGGCACGGGCAAGGCGTTTAAGCGCATGGCGCTGGCGCTGGTTCTCCTCGGTGGCGTCGCCGCGGCCGGCAACATCGGCTATCGCTACTGGACCATTGGGCGGCATCTGGAAAGCACCGACGACGCCTATGTCAAAGCCGATCATACAGTGATCGCGCCCAAGGTGTCCGGCTATGTCGCCGAAGTGCTGGTGCAGGACAACCAGAGTGTTGTTGCCGGCCAGCCGCTCGCGCGGATCGACGACCGTGATTTCCGCGTCGCACTGGACCAGGCACGGGCGGACCTGGAGACGACGGAGGCGGCGATCCGCAACCTGGACGCCCAGATCGTGCTGCAGCGGTCGCTGATCGAGCAGGAGAAGGCCGACGTGGCGGCGAGCGAGGTCGCCCTTGCTTTCGCGCAGAAGGAAAACGCACGCTACAGCAACCTGATGCGGACCGGCTACGGCACGACCCAGCGGGCGCAGCAGGCGGAATCGACCCTGGGTCAAGCGCGGGCCAAGGTGAACGGCGACCGCGCCGCTCTGGCCGCCGCCGAAAACAAGATCGCGGTGCTGGTCACCGAGCGCGGCAAGGCCGTGGCACAGCGCGACCGCAGCCACAGCGCGCTGGAGCAGGCGCGGCTGAACCTGTCCTACACGGTCATCGCCGCCCCGATCTCCGGTACGGTCGGCGCCCGCTCGCTGCGGGTCGGGCAGTATGTGCAGAGCGGCACGCAGTTGATGGCCGTGGTGCCGCTGCAGGCGGTCTATGTCGTCGCGAACTTCAAGGAAACTCAGCTGACCCACGTCCATGCCGGGCAGCCGGTGGAGATCGCGGTGGACGGCTTTCCCGGTGTCGAGCTGAAGGGCCATGTCGACAGCCTGTCCCCGGCCAGCGGGCTGGAATTCGCCCTGCTGCCGCCGGACAACGCAACCGGGAACTTCACCAAGATCGTGCAGCGCATCCCCGTGAGGATCGTCCTGGATCCCGGCCCGCTGTCGGGTCTGCTGCGCCCCGGCATGTCGGTCGAGCCGACCATCGACACCCGCGAAGCGGCGACGCCTGCAGGCTGA
- a CDS encoding LysR family transcriptional regulator: MDRLTSLTAFVRVVECGGFSAAARRLNLSVTMVSNHVQALEDRLAVRLLNRTTRRVSLTDAGRAYYDRCITILAELEAADELAVALNATPRGTLRLHIGTHLARFIAPVIGDFVTRYPAISVELTIGEASVDIVDEGFDLAVHPLQPQNTSLICRRLTPWRHVLCAAPAYLEKHGAPESLEDLANHNCLRYSHYPFGNEWRFTGPDQSDLSARVSGNLVTNSAETLLLVALSGEGLLLLPSFIVLDALRSGALCRLLPDHRPVEFAINAIYPHRDHLSTKVRTFIDLLAVHFARHREWLNPFDPSSARSGAGPDGLPPHQD; this comes from the coding sequence ATGGACCGGCTGACGAGCTTGACGGCCTTTGTGCGGGTGGTGGAGTGCGGCGGCTTTTCCGCGGCGGCGCGGCGGCTGAACCTGTCCGTCACCATGGTGAGCAACCATGTCCAGGCGCTTGAGGACCGGCTGGCGGTCCGCCTGCTGAACCGGACCACGCGGCGGGTCAGCCTGACCGATGCCGGTCGGGCTTATTACGACCGCTGCATCACCATCCTCGCCGAGCTGGAGGCCGCCGACGAGCTGGCCGTGGCGCTGAACGCGACGCCACGGGGCACCCTGCGCCTTCACATCGGCACGCACCTCGCCCGCTTCATCGCGCCGGTGATTGGCGACTTCGTCACGCGCTACCCGGCGATTTCGGTGGAGTTGACCATCGGCGAGGCTTCGGTGGACATCGTGGACGAAGGATTTGACCTGGCGGTGCACCCGTTGCAGCCGCAGAACACCAGCCTGATCTGCCGGCGGCTGACGCCCTGGCGGCATGTGCTGTGCGCGGCGCCGGCCTATCTCGAAAAGCACGGCGCTCCCGAAAGCCTGGAGGATCTGGCGAACCATAATTGCCTGCGCTACAGCCATTACCCATTCGGCAATGAGTGGCGTTTCACCGGCCCGGACCAGTCGGACCTGTCGGCTCGGGTGTCGGGCAATCTGGTGACCAACAGCGCGGAAACCCTGCTGCTGGTCGCCTTGAGCGGCGAGGGTCTGCTGCTGCTGCCCAGCTTTATCGTACTGGACGCTTTGCGCAGCGGAGCCCTATGCCGGCTGCTGCCGGACCACCGGCCGGTGGAGTTCGCCATCAACGCCATCTATCCGCACCGCGATCACCTGTCCACCAAGGTGAGAACCTTCATCGACCTGCTGGCCGTGCATTTCGCCCGGCATCGCGAATGGCTGAACCCCTTCGACCCCTCCTCCGCGCGGTCGGGAGCCGGACCCGACGGATTGCCCCCGCACCAGGACTGA
- a CDS encoding Rrf2 family transcriptional regulator, whose translation MAHLTVSVEYGIHCLLWLVSSGNQPLSSRDLAELQGISSSFLAKIFPKLEKAGLVMASEGVRGGYRLAKAPEDITFLDIVDAIEGDKPLFDCQEIRGRCAVFGERPPSWATSGVCAVHAVMLRAEKAMRAELAKETLASVANTFSLKAPAEFSDKIAHWMQDRFNARTSTRTSRSK comes from the coding sequence ATGGCACATCTCACCGTCAGCGTCGAGTACGGCATTCACTGCCTTCTCTGGCTGGTCTCATCGGGCAACCAGCCACTGAGCAGCCGTGACCTGGCCGAACTGCAGGGCATCTCGTCGTCCTTTCTGGCCAAGATTTTCCCGAAGCTCGAAAAGGCCGGACTCGTCATGGCCAGCGAAGGCGTGCGCGGCGGCTATCGGCTGGCCAAAGCGCCGGAGGACATCACCTTTCTGGACATCGTCGATGCGATCGAAGGCGACAAGCCGCTTTTCGATTGCCAGGAAATCCGCGGTCGCTGCGCCGTGTTCGGGGAGCGACCGCCCTCCTGGGCGACATCCGGTGTCTGTGCGGTGCATGCGGTGATGCTGCGCGCGGAAAAGGCGATGCGGGCGGAATTGGCCAAGGAGACACTTGCCAGTGTCGCCAATACATTCAGCCTAAAGGCACCGGCGGAATTCTCCGACAAAATTGCACACTGGATGCAGGACCGGTTCAATGCCCGGACCTCGACACGCACGTCGCGATCCAAATGA
- a CDS encoding alternative oxidase — translation MNTFILTTHHTPRNVSDRIALGFTKVLRLLADTFFAKRYGHRAIVLETVAAVPGMVGATLQHLRCLRRMQHDQGWIHTLLDEAENERMHLMTFIEVAKPNWLERVLILLTQGAFYNAFFLLYLISPQTAHRVVGYFEEEAVISYTGYLAEIDAGRHANPPAPRLAIDYWQLPETATLRDVVLAVRNDEANHRDVNHGFADTLAGRPAADADHRDESRKAA, via the coding sequence ATGAATACCTTCATCCTCACCACGCATCATACGCCTCGCAACGTCAGTGACCGCATTGCGCTGGGCTTCACCAAGGTGCTGCGCCTGCTGGCCGACACCTTCTTCGCCAAGCGCTATGGACATCGCGCCATCGTCCTGGAAACGGTGGCGGCGGTTCCGGGCATGGTCGGCGCCACACTGCAGCATCTGCGCTGCCTGCGCCGCATGCAGCATGACCAGGGCTGGATTCACACCTTGCTCGACGAGGCCGAGAATGAACGCATGCACCTGATGACCTTCATCGAGGTGGCGAAGCCGAACTGGCTGGAACGCGTCCTGATCCTGCTGACCCAGGGGGCTTTCTACAACGCTTTCTTCCTGCTGTACCTGATCTCGCCGCAGACGGCCCACCGGGTGGTCGGCTATTTCGAAGAGGAAGCGGTCATCAGCTACACCGGCTACCTCGCTGAAATCGACGCCGGCCGACATGCGAACCCGCCGGCCCCGCGCCTTGCCATCGATTACTGGCAGCTTCCGGAAACCGCCACCCTGCGCGATGTCGTGCTCGCCGTCCGCAATGACGAGGCCAACCATCGCGACGTGAACCACGGCTTCGCCGATACGCTGGCCGGCCGGCCGGCCGCCGATGCGGATCACCGTGACGAATCGCGCAAGGCGGCTTGA